Proteins encoded by one window of Cylindrospermum stagnale PCC 7417:
- a CDS encoding Mo-dependent nitrogenase C-terminal domain-containing protein, translating to MLKTNHQPIILPTFLNPMGENNLSHSHNRISQPKFDLLQPLRQWLDEIEIQNRKLAHFIAKMIPAQCPFERDIMVFGRTIAHIPPMCKLNPLYDQFIGLRFRALCYLVDECGEDIQSYC from the coding sequence ATGCTCAAAACAAATCATCAGCCTATCATTCTCCCTACTTTTCTTAACCCGATGGGAGAAAATAATCTATCGCATAGTCACAACCGCATTAGTCAACCTAAATTTGATTTACTACAACCATTACGTCAATGGCTGGATGAAATCGAGATTCAAAATCGTAAATTAGCGCACTTCATCGCCAAAATGATACCCGCCCAATGTCCCTTCGAGCGCGATATCATGGTCTTTGGTCGCACAATAGCGCACATTCCTCCTATGTGCAAACTAAATCCGCTTTACGATCAATTTATCGGCTTGCGTTTTCGTGCTTTGTGCTATTTAGTAGATGAGTGTGGAGAGGATATCCAGTCCTACTGCTGA
- the devC gene encoding ABC transporter permease DevC, protein MNQKIPLSWLQLTREKTRLAVALAGIGFADILMFMQLGFRDALYYSNVRMHSSLQGDIVLINSQSNAVLSMKTFSQRRLYKALDLPTVQSVHPIYLDYTSWKNPVTGRPRSILIFGMNPEVNVFDLPGIQENLDKLKLPDVVLFDRSSRLEYGPIATDFQQGKTVTAEVRRRQIKVGGLFTLGASFGADGNLIVSDINFLRIFNNRQRGLIDIGLIRLKPGLDPIIASQQLRDYLPKDINVLTKQEFIDFERNYWASSTAIGFIFTLGTIMGFIVGTVIVYQILYTEVTDHLSEYATLKAIGYTQNYLLTVILQEALLLAVLGYMPGFAFTLYMYKAARDATLLPVFMSVNRAVMVLIMTMLMCFISGVIAVRKLRSADPADIF, encoded by the coding sequence ATGAATCAGAAAATACCTCTGTCATGGCTGCAATTGACTAGGGAAAAAACTCGCCTGGCTGTGGCTTTAGCAGGCATTGGTTTCGCTGATATTTTGATGTTTATGCAACTTGGTTTCCGGGATGCTCTATATTACAGTAACGTACGAATGCATAGCAGCTTACAGGGTGATATTGTTTTAATTAACAGTCAATCTAACGCTGTACTTTCGATGAAAACCTTTTCTCAAAGGCGTCTATATAAAGCTTTAGATTTACCGACCGTACAATCGGTACATCCTATATATTTAGACTATACAAGCTGGAAAAATCCCGTTACTGGTCGCCCTCGAAGCATCCTCATTTTTGGCATGAACCCAGAAGTTAATGTGTTTGACTTACCTGGCATTCAGGAAAATCTAGATAAACTTAAACTACCTGATGTGGTCTTATTTGACCGTTCTTCCCGGTTAGAATACGGACCAATTGCTACTGATTTTCAGCAAGGTAAAACTGTAACAGCAGAAGTAAGAAGGAGGCAAATTAAAGTAGGAGGACTCTTTACTTTAGGTGCATCTTTTGGGGCAGATGGTAATTTAATTGTGAGTGATATTAACTTTTTACGCATATTTAATAATCGTCAGCGTGGTTTAATTGATATTGGGCTGATTAGATTAAAGCCAGGATTAGATCCAATAATAGCATCTCAACAATTACGAGATTATCTACCCAAAGATATCAATGTTTTAACCAAGCAAGAATTTATTGATTTTGAACGTAATTATTGGGCAAGTAGTACAGCAATTGGGTTTATTTTCACTTTAGGAACAATTATGGGTTTCATCGTGGGAACTGTGATTGTTTATCAAATTCTGTATACCGAAGTGACAGATCACTTATCTGAGTATGCCACTCTCAAAGCAATAGGCTATACACAAAACTATTTATTAACCGTCATTCTTCAAGAAGCTTTATTATTAGCAGTTTTAGGATATATGCCTGGATTTGCTTTCACTTTATATATGTATAAAGCAGCTAGAGATGCTACACTTTTACCAGTTTTCATGAGTGTTAATCGAGCCGTTATGGTGCTAATAATGACTATGCTAATGTGCTTTATTTCTGGTGTAATTGCTGTGCGAAAATTACGTTCTGCTGACCCAGCAGATATTTTTTAA
- a CDS encoding HlyD family efflux transporter periplasmic adaptor subunit: MSRVTEKPKSTEQPLEQPKVWWGIAVALPVAIAAGLLATAKIEQLKKLTSSLPMAPVANSVSAVGRLEPRGEVVKLSAPTAGSTAGSRVQQLLVREGQRVREGQVVAILDNRDTQIAAVEEAKAKLQESRANLAQVRAGSPRDIQAQRAVVDRLRAELAGESNAQQATIARIAAELSGEKIALQATVNRLEAELRGQRDSLRATVARLRAERRNAQVDAGRYDYLYKEGAISQQERDRRRLSADTSNQQVVESQANLRQAQATLQQQIGEARANQVKTLATLQQQLIEAKVNRDKTIATLSRQIAEEKAKLNRLLDVSPTDALVAQAQVTNAIALVRRAQAELNLSFIKAPISGEILKIHTKSGEMMSANGIAEIGQTDQMFVVAEVAEDSIGKVRIGQNATITSDNGAFSGELKGTITEIGRKIGKKDVLNTDPAADVDARVVEVKIALPPEYSRRVSGLTNAKVVVEIKFNQVKNEQ; the protein is encoded by the coding sequence ATGTCAAGGGTGACTGAGAAGCCAAAGTCAACAGAACAGCCACTTGAGCAACCTAAGGTTTGGTGGGGCATTGCTGTAGCTTTGCCAGTTGCGATCGCCGCTGGGTTACTAGCTACAGCCAAAATTGAACAGCTGAAAAAACTAACTTCCTCCCTACCAATGGCACCCGTAGCCAACAGCGTTAGTGCTGTGGGACGTTTGGAACCACGAGGAGAAGTCGTTAAACTTTCTGCACCAACTGCCGGCTCAACCGCAGGCTCACGAGTTCAACAACTCCTGGTAAGAGAAGGGCAACGAGTTAGGGAAGGTCAAGTGGTAGCGATTTTAGACAACCGCGATACCCAAATAGCCGCAGTAGAAGAAGCAAAAGCCAAACTGCAAGAATCTCGTGCGAACTTAGCACAAGTCAGAGCTGGTTCACCAAGAGACATTCAAGCTCAAAGAGCAGTTGTTGATCGTCTAAGAGCCGAGTTAGCTGGAGAAAGTAACGCCCAGCAAGCGACGATTGCTCGCATCGCCGCCGAGTTAAGTGGAGAAAAAATCGCCCTACAAGCAACAGTTAATCGTCTAGAAGCCGAACTTAGAGGGCAAAGAGATAGTTTAAGAGCAACGGTTGCACGGTTACGAGCTGAACGGCGCAACGCCCAAGTTGATGCCGGACGTTATGATTATTTATACAAAGAAGGTGCTATTTCCCAGCAAGAACGGGATAGAAGGCGCTTGAGTGCGGACACTTCTAATCAGCAGGTAGTCGAAAGCCAAGCCAACCTGAGACAGGCACAGGCAACTCTGCAACAGCAAATTGGCGAAGCCAGAGCTAACCAAGTCAAAACTTTAGCGACTTTGCAACAGCAGCTGATCGAAGCCAAAGTTAACCGCGATAAAACCATAGCAACCTTGTCTCGGCAAATCGCCGAAGAAAAAGCCAAATTGAACAGACTTTTGGATGTCAGTCCCACTGATGCGCTAGTGGCCCAGGCTCAAGTTACGAATGCGATCGCACTTGTTAGAAGAGCGCAAGCAGAACTCAATTTGAGCTTTATCAAAGCACCAATTTCTGGCGAAATCTTAAAAATTCACACCAAATCAGGAGAAATGATGAGTGCCAACGGCATTGCCGAAATTGGACAAACCGATCAAATGTTTGTCGTTGCGGAAGTTGCCGAAGACAGTATTGGTAAAGTGCGTATCGGTCAAAACGCTACTATCACCAGCGATAACGGGGCATTTAGCGGAGAGTTAAAGGGCACAATCACAGAAATCGGCAGAAAAATCGGCAAAAAAGATGTGCTGAATACAGATCCAGCAGCAGATGTAGACGCCAGAGTAGTAGAAGTAAAAATTGCTCTACCACCAGAATATAGCCGGCGAGTTTCCGGATTAACCAACGCTAAAGTCGTTGTCGAAATTAAATTTAATCAAGTTAAGAATGAGCAGTAA
- a CDS encoding MBOAT family O-acyltransferase — protein MKFISIFYGLFLLSVLGIYWTLAEQKLRLWTLLIASLVFYASLHIQYIPLLLVLTFINFRLGLEIGKNTSPGPHSQDWRISNEEWQFAQADWNLRRLKILWLGVILNVSLLLGFKYLPTVFRIVFNLSTESSDTSFKFIAPLGISFFTFECIAYLIDVYRGAPATEQFLKFATYKLFFAKLISGPITRYHNLATQFNTPHAPTVDRIAEALWLIARGAVKKGIFADHLGIFVDLSFGNLQRAGSTDIWLATFAYGLQLYLDFNGYVDIARGSALLFGLVLPENFDFPYFSTSIAEFWRRWHITLGDWLRNYIYFPLGGSRQGLIRTCWNLIIVMLIAGIWHGSAWGYVVWGAFHGLALAVHRLTDAISDRFENIEYFWQNPLGIILAWLLTQLMVFTSWIWFRLPNLQDSSLVIGHLWGHSADAQFAQKVYVEALNSSPYQLAWLLLAIAALMGIVYAFNRKLKLEFNWPIKLVFVPLCLYAVWLLAPEGSLPYIYFDF, from the coding sequence ATGAAATTTATATCAATTTTCTACGGGCTTTTCTTGCTGAGTGTCCTAGGAATTTACTGGACTTTAGCAGAACAAAAGTTACGTTTGTGGACTCTGCTGATAGCCAGTCTAGTATTCTATGCATCCTTGCACATTCAATACATACCATTACTTTTAGTACTTACTTTTATTAACTTTCGTTTGGGACTGGAGATAGGCAAAAACACATCACCAGGTCCACATTCTCAGGACTGGCGAATTTCTAACGAAGAGTGGCAATTTGCCCAAGCTGACTGGAATCTTCGCAGGCTCAAAATTTTGTGGTTAGGTGTGATATTAAATGTTTCACTCCTATTAGGTTTTAAATATCTGCCCACTGTGTTCAGAATTGTTTTTAACCTGTCAACAGAATCCTCAGATACCTCTTTTAAATTTATTGCTCCTTTAGGAATTTCATTTTTCACCTTTGAATGCATTGCCTATTTAATTGATGTCTATCGTGGTGCCCCCGCTACTGAGCAGTTTCTCAAATTTGCCACATACAAATTATTCTTTGCTAAACTGATTTCCGGTCCGATTACTCGCTACCATAACCTAGCAACTCAATTCAATACACCTCACGCACCCACGGTTGATAGAATAGCTGAAGCACTGTGGTTAATTGCTAGAGGTGCTGTCAAAAAAGGTATTTTCGCAGACCATCTAGGAATTTTTGTCGATTTATCTTTTGGCAACCTACAACGGGCGGGTAGTACCGATATTTGGTTAGCTACATTTGCCTACGGCTTACAGTTATATTTAGATTTCAACGGTTACGTAGACATTGCTCGTGGCAGTGCTTTGCTCTTTGGTTTGGTTCTGCCTGAGAATTTTGACTTTCCCTACTTCAGCACCAGTATTGCTGAATTTTGGCGGCGCTGGCATATCACTTTAGGCGATTGGCTGCGTAATTACATCTACTTTCCTTTGGGTGGTTCCCGTCAGGGATTGATTCGCACTTGCTGGAATTTAATTATTGTGATGCTGATTGCTGGTATCTGGCACGGTTCTGCCTGGGGCTATGTAGTTTGGGGTGCATTTCACGGTTTAGCCTTGGCGGTTCATCGACTTACAGATGCAATTAGCGATCGCTTTGAAAATATAGAATATTTCTGGCAAAACCCTCTGGGTATAATTCTCGCTTGGCTCTTGACTCAACTGATGGTGTTCACATCTTGGATCTGGTTCCGCCTCCCCAACCTCCAAGACTCTTCTCTAGTAATTGGACACCTGTGGGGTCATTCTGCCGATGCACAATTTGCTCAAAAGGTCTATGTAGAGGCCCTAAATAGTAGCCCATACCAACTCGCTTGGTTACTGCTAGCTATAGCTGCCCTCATGGGTATAGTCTATGCCTTTAACCGCAAGCTAAAGTTAGAGTTCAACTGGCCCATCAAGCTTGTCTTCGTACCCCTATGCCTTTACGCCGTTTGGTTATTAGCTCCTGAAGGTAGCTTACCCTATATCTACTTTGATTTTTAG
- a CDS encoding DevA family ABC transporter ATP-binding protein, translated as MMKKEPVIAIKNLNHYYGKGALRKQILFDISLEIYAGEIVIMTGPSGSGKTTLLSLIGGLRSVQEGSLKFLGQELSGASQSKLVQSRRKIGYIFQAHNLLGFLTARQNVQMAVELNNQISQNQAVTKSEAMLGAVGLKERINYYPDNLSGGQKQRIAIARALVNRPPLVLADEPTAALDKQSGRDVVEIMQSLAKEQGTAILLVTHDNRILDIADRIVEMEDGLLTRNAQNHRQ; from the coding sequence ATGATGAAAAAAGAACCTGTAATCGCCATTAAAAATCTCAACCACTACTATGGTAAAGGCGCCCTGAGAAAACAAATTTTATTTGATATCAGCCTAGAAATTTATGCCGGCGAGATTGTAATTATGACTGGTCCATCAGGGTCGGGTAAAACAACATTACTGAGCTTAATTGGTGGTTTGAGGTCTGTACAAGAGGGAAGTTTGAAATTTTTAGGTCAAGAGCTATCTGGAGCCAGTCAAAGCAAATTAGTGCAGAGTCGGCGCAAGATTGGTTATATTTTCCAAGCTCACAATTTGCTAGGGTTTTTAACTGCTAGACAAAATGTGCAAATGGCGGTGGAATTAAATAATCAGATTTCTCAAAATCAAGCAGTTACTAAGTCAGAAGCGATGCTGGGGGCAGTTGGTTTAAAGGAACGAATAAATTACTACCCAGACAATCTTTCTGGTGGACAAAAACAAAGAATAGCGATCGCACGTGCCTTGGTAAATCGACCCCCACTGGTGCTAGCAGATGAACCAACAGCCGCTTTGGACAAGCAATCTGGACGCGATGTTGTGGAAATCATGCAGAGTCTTGCCAAAGAACAGGGAACTGCTATCTTGTTGGTAACCCACGATAACCGGATTTTAGATATAGCCGATCGCATCGTAGAAATGGAAGATGGACTTTTAACTCGTAATGCCCAAAATCATCGGCAATGA
- a CDS encoding creatininase family protein: MLLHLSTWQEVETYLQQSKGIIFPIGSTEQHGPTGLIGTDAICAEAISRGVGEATLAMVAPTINIGMALHHTAFPGSISLRPSTLIQVVRDYITCLAKTGFTKFYFINGHGGNIATLKAAFSETYAHLEDLQIVNAQKVQCQVANWYMCGSVYQLAKELYGNQEGSHATPSEVALTQYVYPEAIKQAPLSPEVASGHKIYNAADFRERYPDGRMGSNPALATPEHGKQFYDLAVKELSNSYLEFLSAK, translated from the coding sequence ATGTTACTGCATTTAAGTACATGGCAGGAAGTCGAAACTTATCTACAGCAATCTAAGGGGATTATTTTCCCGATTGGTTCCACAGAGCAACATGGCCCAACAGGATTAATTGGCACTGATGCCATTTGTGCAGAAGCTATATCGCGTGGAGTCGGTGAAGCAACTCTAGCAATGGTTGCACCAACCATCAACATCGGCATGGCATTACATCATACTGCTTTTCCCGGCTCAATCAGTCTGCGTCCCAGCACCTTAATTCAGGTAGTGCGAGACTACATAACTTGTTTAGCAAAAACTGGTTTTACCAAGTTCTACTTTATCAACGGACACGGTGGTAACATTGCTACCCTCAAAGCCGCTTTCTCCGAAACTTACGCCCACTTAGAAGACTTGCAGATTGTCAACGCCCAAAAGGTGCAATGCCAAGTTGCTAACTGGTATATGTGCGGTTCTGTATACCAGCTAGCTAAAGAATTATATGGCAACCAAGAAGGCTCTCATGCTACCCCTAGTGAAGTAGCTCTCACCCAGTATGTTTATCCAGAAGCAATTAAGCAAGCACCCCTCTCACCAGAAGTTGCGTCAGGACACAAAATTTATAATGCAGCTGATTTTCGAGAACGCTATCCAGATGGACGCATGGGTTCAAATCCTGCCCTAGCAACCCCAGAACACGGTAAACAGTTTTATGATTTAGCAGTCAAAGAACTGAGCAATAGCTATTTAGAATTTTTGAGTGCCAAATAA
- a CDS encoding malic enzyme-like NAD(P)-binding protein has protein sequence MTNLTPNSSFSLTLRLHIPNRVGMLASVTQAIAFTGGNLGQIDLIEQTRQDSIRDITVDAASTEHAETIVQAVKALSDIKVLNVYDRTFNLHRGGKISIVSRIPLKSVSDLAMAYTPGVGRICNAIADNPEEVYNLTIKKNTVAIVTDGSAVLGLGNLGPAAALPVMEGKAMLFKEFAGLDAFPICLATQNTDEIVQTVKNLAPVFGGVNLEDIAAPRCFEIEQRLRQELDIPVFHDDQHGTAIVTLAALFNALKVVNKSIAGIRIVINGAGAAGVAIARLLRKAGAETILLCDSKGIISTNRTDLTAEKQEFAVKAQGTLAGAIQGADVFIGVSAPGVLTPEMVQSMAKDSIVFAMANPIPEIQPELVSGIVAVMATGRSDYPNQINNVLAFPGIFRGALDCRAQTITTTMYLEAASAIASLVNPSDLNREHIIPSVFDQRVVTAVAAAVQRAAREEGIARN, from the coding sequence ATGACAAACCTAACTCCTAATTCTAGTTTTAGTTTAACCCTGCGGTTGCATATACCCAATCGTGTGGGAATGTTGGCGTCAGTAACTCAGGCGATCGCATTTACTGGTGGAAACCTTGGTCAAATTGATTTAATTGAGCAAACCCGCCAAGATTCCATCCGCGATATTACCGTCGATGCTGCTAGCACTGAACATGCTGAGACTATTGTGCAAGCAGTCAAAGCATTATCGGACATTAAGGTGCTGAATGTCTACGATCGCACTTTTAATTTGCATCGTGGTGGCAAAATCAGCATTGTTAGCAGGATACCGCTGAAGAGTGTATCTGATCTAGCAATGGCTTATACGCCAGGAGTCGGTCGGATTTGTAATGCGATCGCCGATAACCCTGAGGAAGTTTACAACTTAACCATCAAAAAGAACACTGTTGCCATTGTTACCGATGGTAGTGCTGTTTTAGGATTGGGCAATCTGGGACCAGCTGCTGCCCTACCAGTAATGGAAGGTAAAGCGATGCTGTTCAAGGAATTTGCAGGGCTTGACGCTTTTCCCATCTGCCTTGCTACCCAAAACACAGATGAGATTGTCCAGACAGTCAAAAATCTCGCCCCGGTTTTTGGTGGTGTGAATTTAGAAGATATCGCTGCGCCTCGCTGCTTTGAGATTGAACAAAGACTACGGCAGGAATTAGATATCCCCGTTTTTCACGATGACCAACACGGTACAGCAATTGTCACCTTGGCAGCTTTGTTTAATGCCCTGAAGGTGGTAAATAAGTCAATAGCAGGCATCCGCATTGTGATTAATGGTGCCGGGGCGGCTGGGGTGGCGATCGCTCGATTACTCCGCAAAGCAGGGGCGGAAACAATCTTGCTGTGCGACTCGAAAGGAATTATCTCTACCAATCGCACCGATTTGACAGCGGAAAAGCAGGAATTTGCAGTCAAAGCCCAAGGTACCTTAGCAGGTGCAATACAAGGGGCAGATGTCTTTATCGGCGTCAGCGCACCAGGAGTTTTAACACCAGAAATGGTGCAATCAATGGCAAAAGATTCCATTGTGTTTGCAATGGCTAATCCAATTCCAGAAATTCAGCCAGAATTAGTCAGCGGCATTGTGGCTGTCATGGCTACTGGTCGCAGTGACTACCCGAATCAAATCAATAACGTCCTCGCTTTTCCGGGAATATTTCGTGGTGCTTTAGATTGTCGGGCACAGACTATTACCACCACCATGTATCTGGAAGCAGCAAGTGCGATCGCCTCTTTAGTTAATCCCTCAGATTTGAATCGGGAACATATTATTCCTTCAGTCTTTGATCAGCGCGTCGTCACCGCTGTTGCTGCTGCTGTGCAACGCGCAGCCCGTGAAGAAGGTATTGCTCGGAATTAA
- the psbA gene encoding photosystem II q(b) protein, translating to MTTTLQQRSSANVWDRFCEWITSTENRIYIGWFGVLMIPTLLAATTCFIIAFIAAPPVDIDGIREPVAGSLIYGNNIISGAVVPSSNAIGLHFYPIWEAASLDEWLYNGGPYQLVIFHFLIGCACYLGRQWELSYRLGMRPWICVAYSAPLASATAVFLIYPIGQGSFSDGMPLGISGTFNFMIVFQAEHNILMHPFHMLGVAGVFGGSLFSAMHGSLVTSSLVRETTETESLNYGYKFGQEEETYNIVAAHGYFGRLIFQYASFNNSRQLHFLLAAWPVIGIWFTALGVSTMAFNLNGFNFNQSIIDSQGRVIGTWADVINRANLGMEVMHERNAHNFPLDLAAGDVAPVALTAPAING from the coding sequence ATGACCACAACCTTACAACAGCGCTCCAGCGCCAACGTATGGGATCGCTTTTGCGAGTGGATCACCAGCACCGAAAACCGGATTTATATCGGTTGGTTCGGCGTGTTGATGATTCCTACCCTACTAGCTGCAACCACCTGCTTCATCATCGCTTTCATCGCCGCTCCCCCCGTTGACATTGACGGTATCCGTGAGCCAGTCGCAGGTTCCCTGATTTACGGAAACAACATCATCTCCGGTGCAGTTGTTCCTTCCTCCAACGCTATCGGCTTGCACTTCTACCCAATCTGGGAAGCAGCTTCCTTAGATGAGTGGTTGTACAACGGCGGTCCTTACCAACTGGTAATTTTCCACTTCTTGATCGGCTGCGCTTGCTACCTCGGTCGTCAGTGGGAACTATCTTACCGCTTGGGCATGCGTCCTTGGATCTGCGTAGCTTACTCCGCGCCTTTGGCATCTGCTACAGCAGTATTCTTGATCTACCCAATTGGTCAAGGTTCATTCTCCGACGGTATGCCTTTGGGGATCTCTGGAACATTCAACTTCATGATTGTGTTCCAAGCTGAACACAACATCCTGATGCACCCCTTCCACATGCTCGGTGTAGCTGGTGTATTCGGTGGAAGCTTATTCTCAGCAATGCACGGTTCACTCGTAACTTCTTCCTTAGTTCGGGAAACAACCGAAACCGAATCCTTGAACTACGGTTACAAGTTCGGACAAGAAGAAGAAACCTACAACATCGTTGCAGCCCACGGCTACTTCGGTCGCTTAATCTTCCAATACGCCTCATTCAACAACAGCCGTCAACTACACTTCTTGTTGGCAGCATGGCCTGTAATCGGCATCTGGTTCACCGCTTTGGGTGTGAGCACAATGGCTTTCAACCTCAACGGTTTCAACTTCAACCAATCAATCATTGATTCTCAAGGTCGCGTCATCGGTACATGGGCTGATGTGATCAACCGCGCTAACCTGGGTATGGAAGTGATGCACGAGCGTAACGCTCACAACTTCCCCCTAGACTTGGCTGCTGGTGATGTTGCTCCCGTAGCTCTGACTGCTCCTGCAATCAACGGTTAA
- a CDS encoding HAD family hydrolase produces MNRHRQLSEVGAIYLSNIRLVATDMDGTLTRRGKFTPSLLQALEDLAASGIQVLIVTGRSAGWVSGLSSLMPIAGAVAENGGLFYPSGNMKPVALTPIPDLANHRHHLATTFEQLQSKFPRIRESTDNRFRITDWTFDVGSLTPDELQTLSNFCQQMGWGFTYSNVQCHIKPQGQDKAVGLLQVLREYFPEYSPEQVVTVGDSPNDESLFNRHYFPISVGVANVLEYANQLQHQPAYVTTAAEGEGFCELSSYILQSRSEQSS; encoded by the coding sequence ATGAACAGACACCGACAACTGTCTGAGGTGGGAGCTATTTACTTAAGTAATATTCGCCTCGTAGCTACAGATATGGATGGCACATTAACTAGGCGAGGTAAATTCACTCCCTCACTACTGCAAGCTTTGGAAGATTTAGCGGCATCTGGTATCCAGGTACTAATTGTGACCGGACGTTCAGCTGGGTGGGTGAGTGGATTAAGTAGCTTGATGCCGATTGCAGGTGCAGTTGCCGAAAACGGCGGTTTGTTTTATCCATCTGGGAACATGAAACCAGTAGCCTTAACACCCATTCCCGACTTAGCTAACCATCGCCACCATTTGGCTACAACTTTTGAGCAATTACAAAGCAAATTTCCCAGAATTCGGGAATCTACTGACAATCGCTTTCGCATCACTGACTGGACTTTTGATGTAGGCTCTTTGACTCCAGATGAGCTACAAACCCTGAGTAATTTCTGTCAGCAAATGGGTTGGGGGTTTACCTACAGCAATGTCCAGTGCCATATTAAACCCCAAGGGCAAGATAAAGCAGTGGGATTGTTGCAAGTATTGCGCGAATACTTCCCCGAATACTCACCAGAACAAGTTGTCACCGTTGGTGATAGTCCCAATGATGAAAGTTTATTTAATCGGCATTATTTTCCTATATCTGTAGGTGTGGCGAATGTGCTGGAATATGCGAACCAGTTGCAGCATCAGCCTGCTTATGTAACTACGGCTGCTGAAGGAGAAGGATTTTGCGAACTATCTAGTTATATTTTGCAAAGCCGCTCAGAACAAAGTAGTTAG